In the genome of Leishmania braziliensis MHOM/BR/75/M2904 contig, possible fusion of chromosomes 20 and 34, one region contains:
- a CDS encoding putative DNA-directed RNA polymerase subunit: MSDHGDDDDVLSLNLGDDRDEVNSSSDIHHSSGDEEDDEGGDQLPEDIATNVVLSGNAQAAKGARARGINERVTSAVMTKYERARVLGTRALQISMNAPVAVALEGETDPLTIAIKELRERRTPLIIRRVLPDNTYEDWSVSELLVDFDRPADERYTNI, translated from the coding sequence ATGTCGGATCACGGTGACGATGACGATGTCCTCAGCCTCAATCTGGGAGACGACCGTGATGAGgtgaacagcagcagcgacattcatcacagcagcggcgatgaggaggatGATGAGGGAGGGGACCAACTGCCCGAGGACATTGCCACCAACGTCGTTTTGTCTGGTAACGCGCAGGCCGCAAAAGGTGCGCGGGCCCGCGGCATCAACGAACGCGTGACGAGTGCAGTCATGACCAAGTATGAGCGGGCACGCGTGCTGGGTACGCGCGCGCTGCAGATTAGCATGAACGCTCCAGTCGCTGTGGCACTAGAGGGCGAAACCGATCCACTGACGATTGCCATCAAGGAGTTGCGTGAGCGTCGCACGCCGCTTATTATTCGTCGCGTGCTGCCTGACAACACGTACGAGGACTGGAGCGTCAGCGAGCTGCTTGTGGACTTTGATCGCCCGGCGGATGAGCGCTACACCAACATCTAA
- a CDS encoding putative ubiquitin-conjugating enzyme e2 — MTAPTAQCLKRLQIELRKLNAEGELPFRVGADPQNMLRCYFVVDGPADTPYEGGRYVGLIEIPSDYPFKPPSVQMCTPSGRLKTGMQICLSNSSYHPENWSPMWGLRTILIALVSFFASEEPTTGSMSATAEERRKYAASSRKYNVKRLHAVYKRVLPDAFAADAAFIEDDDISPQGEDSSSNSSGSEEEATETEEAPAGAKSEAAAQERTTSRETAPVPTKKTPGNGKGEATDTVVATACAAAQKPRRHHQDKNTSGAVAQRGGQLQWRRYASLIVLFAIGLGLLRQLL, encoded by the coding sequence ATGACGGCTCCCACCGCACAATGCCTGAAAAGGCTACAAATTGAGTTGCGGAAGCTCAACGCGGAAGGGGAGCTGCCGTTTCGGGTGGGTGCCGATCCACAGAACATGCTGCGTTGCTACTTCGTCGTGGATGGACCTGCCGACACACCATACGAGGGTGGCCGCTACGTGGGGCTCATTGAGATCCCGTCTGACTACCCGTTCAAGCCACCGAGTGTGCAAATGTGCACCCCGAGCGGGCGGCTCAAGACGGGCATGCAGATTTGCCTGTCCAACAGCTCCTATCACCCCGAGAACTGGTCCCCGATGTGGGGGCTCCGCACCATCCTCATCGCACTCGTGTCTTTCTTCGCTTCAGAGGAGCCGACGACAGGCTCGATgagcgccaccgctgagGAGCGACGCAAGTAtgcggcgagcagcagaaagTACAACGTGAAGCGCCTCCATGCGGTGTACAAGCGCGTGTTGCCCGACGCCTTTGCAGCGGACGCAGCCTTCATCGAGGATGATGACATCTCTCCACAGGGTGAAGACAgtagcagcaacagcagcggtagtgaggaggaggctaCTGAAACTGAAGAAGCGCCGGCAGGCGCGAAATCTGAAGCCGCTGCACAGGAGCGTACGACTTCTCGCGAGACAGCTCCCGTTCCGACTAAGAAAACCCCTGGTAACGGAAAAGGTGAAGCTACAGACACTGTGGTGGCAACcgcctgtgccgctgcccagAAGCCCCGTCGTCATCATCAGGACAAGAACACTTCTGGCGCCGTAGCCCAACGAGGCGGtcagctgcagtggcgccgaTACGCTTCCCTCATTGTTTTGTTTGCTATTGGGCTGGGTCTCCTGCGACAACTGCTGTGA
- a CDS encoding putative ubiquitin-conjugating enzyme e2, giving the protein MTAPTAQCLKRLQIELRKLNTEWELPFQVGVDPQNMLRCYFVVDGPPDTPYEGGRYVGLIEIPSDYPFKPPSVQMCTPSGRLKTGMQICLSNSSYHPENWSPMWGLRTILIALVSFFASEEPTTGSMSATAEERRKYAASSRKYNVKRLHAVYKRVLPDAFAADAAFIEDDDISPQGEGSSSNSSGSEEEATETEEAPAGAKSEAAAQERTTSRETAPVPTKKTPGNGKGEAADTVVATACAAAQKPRRHHQDKNTSGAVAQRGGQLQWRRYASLIVLFAIGLGLLRQLL; this is encoded by the coding sequence ATGACGGCTCCCACCGCACAATGCCTGAAAAGGCTACAAATTGAGTTGCGGAAGCTCAACACGGAATGGGAGCTTCCATTTCAGGTGGGTGTTGATCCACAGAACATGCTGCGTTGCTACTTCGTCGTGGATGGACCTCCCGACACACCATACGAGGGTGGCCGCTACGTGGGGCTCATTGAGATCCCGTCTGACTACCCGTTCAAGCCACCGAGTGTGCAAATGTGCACCCCGAGCGGGCGGCTCAAGACGGGCATGCAGATTTGCCTGTCCAACAGCTCCTATCACCCCGAGAACTGGTCCCCGATGTGGGGGCTCCGCACCATCCTCATCGCACTCGTGTCTTTCTTCGCTTCGGAGGAGCCGACGACAGGCTCGATgagcgccaccgctgagGAGCGACGCAAGTAtgcggcgagcagcagaaagTACAACGTGAAGCGCCTCCATGCGGTGTACAAGCGCGTGTTGCCCGACGCCTTTGCAGCGGACGCAGCCTTCATCGAGGATGATGACATCTCTCCACAGGGTGAAGGCAgtagcagcaacagcagcggtagtgaggaggaggctaCTGAAACTGAAGAAGCGCCGGCAGGCGCGAAATCTGAAGCCGCTGCACAGGAGCGTACGACTTCTCGCGAGACAGCTCCCGTTCCGACTAAGAAAACCCCTGGTAACGGAAAAGGTGAAGCTGCAGACACTGTGGTGGCAACcgcctgtgccgctgcccagAAGCCCCGTCGTCATCATCAGGACAAGAACACTTCTGGCGCCGTAGCCCAACGAGGCGGtcagctgcagtggcgccgaTACGCTTCCCTCATTGTTTTGTTTGCTATTGGGCTGGGTCTCCTGCGACAACTGCTGTGA
- a CDS encoding putative ubiquitin-conjugating enzyme e2: protein MTAPTAQCLKRLQIELRKLNAEGELPFRVGADPQNMLRCYFVVDGPADTPYEGGRYVGLIEIPSDYPFKPPSVQMCTPSGRLKTGMQICLSNSSYHPENWSPMWGLRTILIALVSFFASEEPTTGSMSATAEERRKYAASSRKYNVKRLHAVYKRVLPDAFAADAAFIEDDDISPQGEGSSSNSSGSEEEAIETEEAPAGAKPEAAAQERTTSRETAPVPTKKTPGNGKGEAADTVVATACAAAQKPRRHHQDKNTSGAVAQRGGQLQWRRYASLIVLFAIGLGLLRQLL from the coding sequence ATGACGGCTCCCACCGCACAATGCCTGAAAAGGCTACAAATTGAGTTGCGGAAGCTCAACGCGGAAGGGGAGCTGCCGTTTCGGGTGGGTGCCGATCCACAGAACATGCTGCGTTGCTACTTCGTCGTGGATGGACCTGCCGACACACCATACGAGGGTGGCCGCTACGTGGGGCTCATTGAGATCCCGTCTGACTACCCGTTCAAGCCACCGAGTGTGCAAATGTGCACCCCGAGCGGGCGGCTCAAGACGGGCATGCAGATTTGCCTGTCCAACAGCTCCTATCACCCCGAGAACTGGTCCCCGATGTGGGGGCTCCGCACCATCCTCATCGCACTCGTGTCTTTCTTCGCTTCGGAGGAGCCGACGACAGGCTCGATgagcgccaccgctgagGAGCGACGCAAGTAtgcggcgagcagcagaaagTACAACGTGAAGCGCCTCCATGCGGTGTACAAGCGCGTGTTGCCCGACGCCTTTGCAGCGGACGCAGCCTTCATCGAGGATGATGACATCTCTCCACAGGGTGAAGGCAgtagcagcaacagcagcggtagtgaggaggaggctaTTGAAACTGAAGAAGCGCCGGCAGGCGCGAAACCTGAAGCCGCTGCACAGGAGCGTACGACGTCTCGCGAGACAGCTCCCGTTCCGACTAAGAAAACCCCTGGTAACGGAAAAGGTGAAGCTGCAGACACTGTGGTGGCAAccgcctgtgctgctgcccagaAGCCCCGTCGTCATCATCAGGACAAGAACACTTCTGGCGCCGTAGCCCAACGAGGCGGtcagctgcagtggcgccgaTACGCTTCCCTCATTGTTTTGTTTGCTATTGGGCTGGGTCTCCTGCGACAACTGCTGTGA
- a CDS encoding putative protein kinase: MRVSIDDENSSVAVMLLPSAQASPLISSQFPTRTGAIGTATADTDAINAPGNGAASPDGGSTPSSMATMTTTNAVLYYPSAQLPTPPPLHRPSSSPVLMQQPQHEVRAAPRAVPYCSLSCESDSNEEPLFQRPPPATPIAPSLAYMTSSPPPFSTSMQAPQPDRLCGAVSAKPEGGGLARGGTALYTSLLPISSTPTMATTETPGTLAGRRSAVARETSNYSLAAPTKTHVSASSSTARIHGGYAGSSNKSTAESTVGNHSRGDRGVQRPLLMTAPNGVAVSSASPAAPVTLTNVGDTVLVAEPLPPAKQRRTIHTGVGNRGTLPSGGIGAGPGLSTAATSTGAWALGAATASAAATAGGASPKPSLRIAAPLRGFGRNPVTSHASCTVSRATTSGVGTAPPPQSFKLYRREGSRKRSADVLSQLSALDLDETPTTPFAETGVCNFTSIIHNSNVHNAFPSQPSPPTTVYRGAGGGSNAIGAVSPLIIDYATPVTLSQQIGGSNTFSQVLLHPSQDVLDMSQADTECSNFLARRILTEYNEVRLLGRGSFGTVSLFKEISSGEYVAVKMSPPLRTPEMERRYRRERSVMGMVRGLPHIVQLSAAWEEGRVPRLYMQLEYCPGGSVASVANEKQNRNEPWPEAEVKVFLAHMSIALDALHRASIAHVDFKPDNILVDRDGAYKLSDFGCSVLLDARGRPRPETRNGYGSPARGQRAGEVGGVTYVNPNSGPVVYTGPGASELATALNPDSWNDGNELSTTSVDEGDCRYLCADMLNEKQHFKAGDMFSLGMSLFELMSGHPLPRNGDQFLALRRRVPVEMLHRRGYSADLVRLVVALLRSDPTQRPTARQVLQYLRPSSEQLQLLSSSSAMQQWTESAESFCRLQVEEQQQPLGNDGAVTASVDALRCVSALMEASMWLFTTTQQDVHRLAAPANPCKGEEEDEQRRQQPQPPPLPLLQLPRGRRLEMPIPPSQRDEACTPTTLNY; this comes from the coding sequence ATGCGAGTCAGCATAGACGACGAGAACTCGTCGGTGGCCGTCATGCTTCTTCCTTCGGCACAGGCGAGTCCTCTCATCAGCTCCCAGTTTCCCACGCGCACCGGTGCCAtcggcaccgccacagcggATACTGACGCCATTAATGCACCAGGCAATGGCGCAGCCAGCCCtgatggcggcagcacgccatCTTCCATGGCCACGATGACCACAACCAACGCAGTCCTCTACTACCCCtccgcgcagctgccgacGCCTCCACCACTGCATCGTCCCTCGTCATCGCCGGTGTtgatgcagcagccgcagcacgaAGTGCGTGCGGCTCCTCGTGCTGTACCCTACTGTTCCCTATCCTGCGAGTCTGACAGCAATGAGGAACCTCTCTTCCAGCGCCCACCACCTGCAACGCCGATAGCACCCTCTCTGGCGTACATGAcatcatcaccaccgccgttcTCCACATCGATgcaggcgccgcagccgGACCGTCTGTGCGGCGCGGTGAGCGCGAAGCCGGAAGGTGGCGGCCTCGCTAGAGGTGGAACCGCCCTGTAcacctcccttctccctaTCTCCTCCACCCCGACCATGGCGACCACAGAGACGCCGGGCACCCTGGCGGGGAGGCGCTCAGCTGTTGCCCGTGAAACCTCGAATTACTCTCTGGCTGCACCCACCAAGACGCACGTATCTGCGTCCTCGAGTACTGCACGTATCCACGGAGGCTACGCGGGCAGTAGCAACAAATCCACGGCAGAGTCAACAGTTGGAAATCATAGTAGGGGTGACCGAGGGGTACAACGACCTCTGTTAATGACGGCGCCCAACGGCGTTGCAGTATCATCAGCGTCGcctgcggcgccggtgacACTCACCAACGTAGGGGACACAGTGCTCGTTGCCGAACCGTTACCACCAGCGAAGCAGCGTCGCACGATCCACACAGGAGTGGGCAACAGGGGAACTCTTCCAAGCGGAGGCATCGGCGCCGGTCCCGGACtgtccaccgccgccaccagcactgGAGCCTGGGCCTTGGGTGCTGCTACAGcgtctgccgccgccacggcaggagGTGCGTCACCAAAGCCTTCCCTGCGTATTGCTGCGCCACTTCGAGGATTCGGCCGCAACCCGGTGACAAGCCACGCGTCATGCACTGTCTCACGGGCCACCACGTCGGGTGTGGGGaccgcccctcctccgcagTCCTTCAAGCTCTATCGCCGCGAGGGCAGTCGGAAGCGGTCCGCAGACGTTCTGTCGCAGCTCAGCGCACTTGACCTCGACGAAACACCGACAACGCCTTTTGCGGAGACGGGCGTGTGTAACTTTACCAGCATCATCCACAACAGTAACGTGCACAACGCCTTCCCATCGCAgccgtcaccgccgacgACTGTCTACCggggcgccggcggcggtagCAACGCGATCGGCGCTGTCTCCCCACTTATCATAGACTACGCCACGCCTGTGACTCTGTCTCAGCAGATTGGTGGGTCGAATACCTTCTctcaggtgctgctgcatccGTCGCAGGACGTCCTCGACATGTCGCAGGCCGACACCGAGTGCTCCAACTTTTTGGCACGGCGCATCCTGACCGAGTACAACGAAGTAAGACTTCTCGGCAGAGGCTCCTTCGGCACGGTATCCTTATTCAAGGAGATCAGCTCAGGCGAGTACGTCGCAGTGAAGATGTCGCCCCCGCTGCGGACACCGGAGATGGAACGGCGCTACCGCCGCGAGCGGTCCGTGATGGGCATGGTGCGGGGGCTGCCGCACATTGTGCAGCTCTCTGCTGCCTGGGAGGAAGGCCGGGTGCCGCGCCTGTACATGCAGCTGGAATACTGCCCTGGCGGCTCCGTCGCATCTGTCGCGAATGAGAAACAGAACCGGAATGAACCCTGgccggaggcggaggtgaaggTATTCCTAGCTCATATGAGCATCGCGCTTGATGCACTGCACCGCGCCAGCATTGCTCACGTCGACTTCAAGCCGGACAACATCCTAGTCGATAGGGACGGCGCGTATAAACTGTCTGATTTCGGCTGCAGCGTGCTGCTGGATGCGAGAGGCCGACCGAGGCCGGAGACGCGAAACGGCTACGGCTCCCCAGCACGAGGCCAACGGGCTGGCGAGGTCGGAGGTGTCACTTACGTGAACCCGAACAGCGGACCTGTCGTTTACACAGGCCCTGGCGCTAGCGAGCTGGCCACTGCCCTGAACCCCGACAGCTGGAACGACGGCAACGAACTTAGCACAACGAGCGTTGACGAAGGTGACTGCCGGTACCTATGCGCTGATATGCTGAATGAGAAGCAGCACTTCAAGGCGGGTGACATGTTCTCGCTGGGTATGTCACTTTTTGAGCTCATGTCCGGTCACCCGCTCCCGCGAAATGGTGATCAGTTCCTAgctctccgccgccgcgtgcCGGTGGAgatgctgcaccgccgcggaTACTCAGCGGACCTGGTGAGGCTTGTCGTGGCGCTGCTACGCAGCGATCCCACACAGCGACCTACTGCACGACAGGTTCTACAGTACCTCCGGCCCTCTTCCGAGCAGCTTCAGCTGTTGTCGAGTTCCTCGGCAATGCAGCAATGGACGGAGAGCGCCGAGAGCTTTTGCCGACTGCAGgtggaagagcagcagcagccactcgGAAATGATGGTGCGGTAACTGCCTCCGTggacgcgctgcggtgtgtAAGTGCGCTCATGGAGGCCTCCATGTGGCTGTTCACGACAACTCAGCAGGACGTACATCGACTCGCTGCACCAGCAAACCCTtgcaagggagaggaggaggatgagcagcgccgtcagcaacctcagccgccgccgctgccgctgctccagctcccTCGCGGGCGACGATTAGAGATGCCTATTCCACCGAGCCAGCGCGATGAGGCGTGCACGCCGACGACACTGAACTACTAG
- a CDS encoding putative amastin-like surface protein — translation MYHIPADVLWQFCPPRRTFFRLTQVFVVISIVVYGAAFVLGVMMLFCCTYLRFVCLALNIAGAITLCVVWVAMVRTYTGREGPRCLLMESLYSYGPGVVLLLVAWALNILNITTLLLPCPGSDSSESGKGTENRG, via the coding sequence ATGTACCACATACCCGCGGACGTTCTGTGGCAGTTCTGCCCTCCCCGTCGCACCTTTTTCCGCCTTACTCAAGTGTTCGTTGTGATCTCCATCGTGGTGTACGGCGCGGCGTTCGTCCTGGGAGTCATGATGCTGTTCTGCTGCACTTACCTCCGCTTTGTCTGCCTGGCGCTGAACATTGCTGGCGCCATCACGTTGTGCGTTGTCTGGGTGGCCATGGTGAGGACGTACACCGGGCGTGAGGGCCCCCGTTGCCTGCTGATGGAGAGCTTGTACTCCTACGGTCCCGGTgtcgttctcctcctcgtggcCTGGGCCCTGAATATCCTCAACATCACCACCTTACTGCTCCCGTGCCCGGGCAGCGACTCAAGTGAGAGTGGAAAAGGGACGGAGAACAGGGGTTAG
- a CDS encoding amastin-like protein, whose amino-acid sequence MACISGFLFGILQFVAVLFITVGTPLAMYVPRSENAKRVTNGYCITMWGIRDKCLTLTYSERTAYVWSECPGRVSRFKTAQVFAIGAAIILIASILANLLNACCCYCVKYLCIVLNLVAAVVLSISWGCILDCYLRNQGSFMRGTVDVCTRIRDFPGLDSSHPDGMQLGVGFILLVFACVISFVNIFVTFLPC is encoded by the coding sequence ATGGCCTGCATTTCGGGTTTCCTCTTCGGCATCCTCCAGTTTGTGGCGGTACTCTTTATCACTGTTGGCACTCCGCTGGCGATGTACGTGCCGCGGAGTGAGAACGCTAAGCGAGTCACCAATGGCTACTGCATCACGATGTGGGGAATTCGCGATAAATGTCTTACATTGACGTACTCGGAAAGGACTGCCTATGTCTGGTCAGAGTGCCCGGGGCGCGTGAGTCGCTTCAAGACGGCGCAGGTTTTCGCCATTGGAGCTGCCATCATTCTCATCGCTTCGATCTTGGCAAATCTTCTGaatgcgtgctgctgctactgcgtCAAGTACTTGTGCATTGTGTTGAACTTGGTGGCCGCGGTTGTGCTTTCGATTTCCTGGGGCTGCATATTGGACTGCTATCTGCGTAATCAGGGTAGCTTCATGCGCGGCACCGTGGACGTATGCACGAGAATTCGTGACTTCCCTGGTCTTGATAGCTCGCACCCGGATGGAATGCAGCTGGGTGTTGGTTTCATCCTTCTTGTTTTCGCCTGCGTCATCAGTTTTGTGAACATCTTTGTTACTTTTCTTCCATGCTAA